In Iodobacter fluviatilis, the DNA window CAGACATGGAAATCAATGTGTGCCTATACGCATACTGGGGGTCTCCATGTGCAGCGCTGGAACACGGAGGATGGAATCGAAGCAAATTACACCCGAGATGAAGTTCTTGAAGTGCTGAAATTCGCTGAAATCATTGCCTCATGGTCTGTAATCGGCGTTGCGCGACTAGCTAGTAATGATGAGTTGGCGGTACGAACTTTTGAGGGCTTTAAGAGACGGCTAGAGGAGTGAGTTCTAACTCGGTGCTGCCTCTCGCATGCCTGAATCGCGGGTTGCACCTGCGACTATAGATGGTGGTTATTCTGATACTTAAGGATAGCAAAAGGTAAACCTAGGACTAACCTCAATACTTCCGCGCCTGCGGCTAACCCGCCCTATAGGGCTCATGTCAAACGTTAGAGTCAAATGAGTAAACTATCGAAAATCATCATTGTTCTGGCTATATTGGCTATCGTATTTGTTACTGTGCCTCTCTGGTTGCCAGTCGTCGCCTATGGGCCTTTGATTGTTGTGAGTTGGGCTCTAGGCGGGCATTGTCGAGATGCTCCAGTTCTTTTGCTGCTTAAGGGGGAAGAATGCTCACGGAGTGCAGAGTCGGTGGTCACTCGCGAAAATGCGAACGAACCGGTGGGTAGTCCACCAGATTGCCCGCTTGTCCATGCAATGTCCTTTAACAACTCGGTAGTGTTCAGTGAACTAATTTCTAAGGGCGCTAAGCCTGCGCTGTGCAAAGGGGGGCCTGACAGGGTCTTTGAAGTAGCGGCAAACTGCAAACACGAACCCGAGAAAGCTCGTCAGATATTTGCTGAGCTTGAGCGGATAGGTGTCCGACATACGGATGCAAACCGACTTTTGATTTCACAAGCCAAGGAAAACTGCGTTCCGGGCATCGAACTCGCTATGATGCAGGGAGCTGATGCAAATGTGGTGGGGGTAGAAGGCTTGGCGGCGCTTCAGTACACAACGAGAGTGGCCGACGATGAGTCAATCGCAGCGACTGCCGTGTTAGTAAGATTTGGCGCAGACCCAATGCGACGCCCTTCTCAGGGTAATTCAGTTTACGTGGAGGCTCGCGAGCGGCTACACAATGCAGGGAACTGGAGTCGCCTCGAGTCGGCAATGACAACCACTACGGATAAATGAAATCAGACCATGCTTTTAATGTGAAATACACGTGGTCTGACTTTTTTCTATTTACCGATCTGTTGCTACGGACTTTGTTAGCCCTGTAGGGCGGGTCAGTTGCATTAACCCGCGCTGAGCGATGCGCTAATCACAAATCACCTCCTCATTGCCACCCAGCTAGTCTTGTTTGAGTCGCGGGGTTACGCCTGCCGCTAAGCCGCTCTACAGTTTTTTTGTATAAACCTGTTTCATTTCTTAGTAATAAAAAAAACAATAAATTAATACATTAAACTGACAAGTTTATGTAAATTGCGTAAAGCTACGGGTGTAGTATGACGGCATAAATCTGGCTGCACCTTGTGGGTGTTTATCTTTGCTGTTACTTGGGAAAAGCGATGAATATCGTAGAGAAGCAAGTTGTGATTGCCGCTGCACCTGAAACGATTTTTCGTATTTACCAGGATGTTGATAACTGGAAGGCATGGGATCCGGATACGAAGTCTTCTTCATTAAAAGAGGGCTTAACGCTTGGTTCTAAGGGGCGTTTAACGCCCACCAAGGGCAACACGGTGCCTATGGAAGTGACGGCGATTGAGCTTAATCGGCACTTTACGGTAAGCAGCAAGACCTTCTTGTATCGCATGGATTTTGATCACGAGTTGGTGGCCGTTGAGGGCGGTACTAGAGTGGTACATCGTGTGACATTTGCTGGGCTGCTGAAACCTCTATTAATTAGAATGCTTGCCCCGCTGGTGGATAAGGGCCTGCCCATTACCCTGCAAAGACTTAAAGCGCAGGCAGAAGGCGCTCAGGCTGAGCATATTTAATTGGGTATTAGACATGCTATAAGTGATAGCAATTTAAAAAGGCGACGCCAGCTCAATATTTAATTGAGACAGCATCGCCTTTTTAAATAGATTAATTAGCCATTTACTGCAGTTTGGGTTTTATCTTTGGCAGACCAAATACGGTAGCGTAATTCAACGCCTTCAGGCACATAAATAACCATGGGTAATTTATAGTTATAGCGGTGCAGCTCTTCTGAATAGACGCTGACAAACGCTTGTTTTTTAGGCGTATTTGGAGGGCATGCCATCATGGTGCTGATGCCTGGTTGAATCTGTGGCAATACCCAGTAATCATATCCCCAGCCCTGAGCGGTTTCTTTTTTCAATTGCCCACCCAGATTTTTGGTATTGCAATCGACTTCCATTATTTTGCCTGGCAATAATTGCACCCGATACAGCTCCGGGTTTTTAACTTCAGGCAGCTGAATCACTTTGCGCACAAAGCCTGCTTCTGGTGCAGGAAAGGCTTTCATTGGATCCGGGCTTGCGGCAAAGCTGCAGGCGCAGGTGATGGCGGTCAGGATGGAAAGTTTAATTTTCATTTAATCTTCCTTAAGCGTTTATTGGATCATCTTTATTGCAGGGGCATTGCCTGATTGATAAGGCATCATATTGATGATCTGCTTTAAAGAGTAGCAACTATTTACGGAAAGTTAATGATATTTCTCACATTTCTAATGCAAAGAAAGGGCTGTTTTTTCTATTTATTTTAAAAATAATAAACATTATTTATTTAGCTTAATCGCCACTTCTTTTTGCACGCATTCTTTGCGTGATCCGCCTGCAGTATCTACTTTAAAGCCACATGCTTTGGCGATGATATAGCCTTTGCCTTCCGGATTATTGCTTAAAAATGAATTGACCGAAGTCGGCACGCCAGACAGAGAGATATTGTCTTTGTCTTTTTCCCATTTCAGAGTTGCTCTGGCGTTTTTTTCCGGGTTGAGTGTAAGAAACAAATCGGTATCTTCCTCGCTGACCAGTGCATCTTTACTGAGGTAAAGATTAAAAGTAACTGCATCTACCGCTTTTGCATCCCATTCCACCATGAATACGCCGTCGTTAATCGGGGTGATGCCGCTGGTGTCTTTGTCTCCGGCAAGCACTCGCAGGGCATTGATTGTGGGCACGGTATCGACGGCAACAATATTGATGCCGTCGCTATTGACGGTGACATCACCCCCTCCGCAAGCCACTAAAAGTGAGCAGAGGGTGCTGATCAGTAAGATGGATTTCATGGGGCGTTTGTCCGAGTCAGGCTTTGATGTGGGCAATATACAGCGGCAATCTCTTGGTATATGTAATCGTTTATTTTTTCATCCAGCCATCCCATGCGGGGGGCTCGCTCATTTGGGCGGGCAGAAAGTCGATAAAGCTGCGGATTTTGGCAGAAAGATGGCGGCGGCTGGGGTAGACGGCGTAGAGGGCCAGCTCTGGCGTGGCGTAATCGGGCAGTAGGATTTCCAGCGCGCCGCTGGCTAAGTCCTCACCAATTAAAAAGCTTGGCTCGCAAATAATGCCTTCCCCTGCTAGAGCAGCACGGCGCAGCAGATCGCCATTATTAGCGCGAAAATGCCCGGCTACTTTTACCGTGATATCGCCATCTGGCCCGCTAAAATCCCATTCGCCCCGGCGTGTGCCATGGGTGTAAATCAGGCAGTTATGGTTGGCTAAATCGGCAGGGGAGAGCGGCCTGCCATGCTTGGCCAGATAGCTGGGTGCTGCGGCCGTAACAATACGAATCGTCGCCAAACGCCTTGCCACCAGCGTATCGGTGATCTGGCTTGAGATGCGCAGCGCCAGATCAAAGCCTTCTTCGACTAAGTCTACGCTGCGGTCGGTCAGCTCGACTTCTACGATGACATCGGGATGGGCCTGTTGGTAAGCCGAAATCAGCGGGGAGAGGTGTAGCTGGCCAAAAGACACCGGCACATTAATCCGCAGCAGGCCAAAGGGCCGCTGGCCTTCCTGCCCCAGCTCCGATTCGGCCTCGGCCACATCGCCTAAAATCTGTAAACAGCGCCCATGGTAAAGCCGCCCCGCTTCGGTGAGGCTGAGCTTGCGGGTGCTGCGCTGTAATAGACGGGTATTTAAATGTGCCTCCAGCTCGGCAACCAAACGTGATACTGCGCTGGTGGAGATATCCAGCTGATCGGCAGCCTTTACAAAACTACCCGCGTCAACCACCCGGGTGAAGATTTGCATGGCGGTGAGTTTGTCCATGATGGTGGCTCGTGTTGGGGCGGGGTGAGGCCCGCCGTAATTAAAGTCAAAAAGATCTTTTGCTTTGGGCCACAGCCAATGCCCATCCAATTATCCCATATTCAGGGATAATTATTTGAGGATATCTGTATTTATCCCTCAAGAGGCAATCGTCATACTGCACTCCATCGATGCCAAACACATGGCGCAAACCACTGGAGATTCAAAATGATTGATCACAAAACCGCCCCATACGCAGCCCTTTTTCTTCGCACGGCTCTGGCCATTATGTTTCTGGCTCATGGCTTAACTAAAGTGTTTGTGTTTACTCTGCCAGGCACGGCGCAGTTTTTTGCCTCGGTAGGCTTTCCTGGCTGGATGGCTTATCCGGTAGCGGGGGCTGAGGTGTTTGGTGGCTTATTCCTGTTGCTGGGTCTTTACCCGCGTTTAGTAGCAGCGGCCTTGTTGCCGGTATTGATTGGTGCCAGCACGGTTCACTTTGCTAATGGCTGGTCGTTTGGCAATGCCAATGGCGGCTGGGAATACCCCGTGTTTCTGATTGCTGCGGCCCTGGTACAGGTCTTGATGGGCGACGGCGCATTTGCCCTGAAACGCTCACCTCGTTTTGCTGATTAAATAATCGTATGGCGGGTAACCCCAATCCTGCCAACTTAACAGGATTGGGTTTGATTTTTATAGGGTGCGCAAGGACTTCGTCGTTGTACACCCTACAAAAAATGCACCTGCGTGCTGTTTTGAATCTGTGTTTACAGACTTTAGGTTCTTAAAATATCTAATACCAAGGAATTCACCATGTTTCCCAGTTTTTATATTTCTCATGGCTCTCCCATGCTGGCTTTGGATGCTGGGAAAACGGGCCTGGCTTGGCAAGCTTTGGTTGCAGATTTACCTAAGCCTAAGGCGATTTTGATGGTGTCGGCGCATTGGGGCTCTTTACAGCCTGCGGTGGGGGCGGTCAGCCAGCCGGAGACGATTCATGATTTTGGTGGTTTTCCTGCAGAGCTGTTTGATTTGCAATACCCAGCGCCCGGCGCGCCGTGGTTGGCAGAAAAAGTCGCTTCTTTATTAGAGGCCGCAGGTTTGCCAGTGGCCGTTCACCCCAGCCGGGGCTTGGATCATGGGGCCTGGGTGCCGCTCAGGGTGATGTATCCGGATGCCGATGTGCCTGTGGTGCAGTTGTCGATTCAGCCAAGGCAAGGCCCCGAGCATCATTACCGCTTAGGGCAGGCTTTAGCTGGTTTGCAGCAGGAAGGGGTGATGATTATCGGCTCGGGCAGCCTGACGCATAATCTGTATGAAGTAATGGGCGATATTACCGAGGGCGATCCGCGTGTGCCAGCCTATGTGCCTGCTTTCCAGGCATGGATGAATGAAAAGCTCTTGGCAAACGATATCAGCGCCTTACTCGATTACCGCCGTCAGGCACCAGAAGCCAGCCGTGCGCATCCAACAGATGAGCATCTCTTACCGATTTTTGTGGTGATGGGCGCTGCTCAGGGGGAAAAAGTAGAGCGCAGCCATAGTGGAATCACTGGCGGGGTATTGGCGATGGATGTGTATCGCTGGCAGTAAGTTGCTTTGTAGGTTTTAAGTATTTTAAAACCCAGCCATTTGGATTCGTATCGCAGCTAGTAGCAGGGGGCTTAAATCTCCCCTTGAAACACGCAAGCTCCGAACAAGCGGGGCGGGGGATCGCTTGGGAGCGAGGCAGCGAGCCAATCCCGCCCGCCGCCGACTCGATTGTCCACAGTGAAGGGGCCTTCGTGTTATTGGTGTTGTGGCTTCGCTTCCTTTCTTGGCCACACAAAAATCATATAATTCGCGGGACGCCCGCACCTAAATCAACGTGCCGGAGGCACTAAAAAAAGGGGGGGGCAGCGGAAACTTATTTCTGCAACTGCTTTGTCCATTCCTGCAATGCCACCATCTGGGCCGCTACATTTTTGCTGATGGCCTCATCAATTACATTGCCATTAGCATCAAAGCCACCAGCAAAGGCATTGGCAAAGACTTCGGGTTTGGCCAGCGGATGCAGGTTTACAAACACGCAGACTTGGCGCAGATGATATTGCGAGCGTGAGGAACCCATGCCACCCGCGGCACCTAAAATGGCGACTGGCTTGCCGTTCAGCACCTTGTTATCGGCTTCGCGCGATGCCCAGTCGATGACGTTTTTAAGGGCAGGGGCCAGCGAGTAGTTGTATTCAGGGCAGGCTAATACCAGCGCATCGGCCGCTGCAATTTTAGCCAGCAGCTCCAGCAATACCGCAGGGCGATCGCCTGCTGCGATATCCCCGTTATAAAAAGGAATCGCCGAGATATCGACGATTTCTAATTCCATACCCGCAGGTAAATTGGCTTTAGCACAACGCAGCAGACCACTGTTCGTTGAGGCTTTACGCAGGCTGCCAGAGATTCCGATTGCTTTGATAGTCATCTTTAATATCCCTTAGTGAATGATGCGGTGCGCCAACAGTTTGTGCTGTTGCCCGCACATAGAGTGATACGCCGCAGCAATCAAATGTGCAAGCGGGTATGGCCAGATTATATGTGCGATTGATTACAACTAATGCGAAAACGTGCTTGGGCTTGAGTAAGCTGCAAGTGCTTAAGCAGCTTGCAGGCTGACATTATTTAGTACCTGATCTGCAGCCGGGTATTCGGTGTTCATATAAATTTTTACAAAAGAATGCCCCAGTATGTCTTGTGCGGGATGAAAGCCAATGCTGATATTCGATGGCAGTGCGTTTTTTATTATCCTCAGCCCGTTAATCACCTGATCCCAGGATGAGGTGATATAGCTGGAGCCTGGCAACAGATATTGCGCTGGGCTGGCCACACCTACGCTGCTGATTTTGCCCTGTGCGTTGCGCGGGCCGGAAATCAGCATATTTTGCTCGGTATTGGCGTAGAGATTGCCTTGTGAATGCGCAACCAGTACCAGCTTGCGTCCTTCGGCCAGATACTGGCGGTACATTTTTAAATGCTCAGGCAGCTCAGGCATTGAGCTGGTGCTTAAGGCATTTAAATATTTATCGTAAATGTCCTGGCTCATCCAGCCCGCCTGGGTGGTGCCGCCATCAAGCATGCGCCAGAAGTCTTTGACGTTTTGCGTCTCATGTTTTTTTTGCTGGAATACCTGCCACATATCGCTAAAAAAACCATTGCTGGCGTTATAGGCATTGCCATAGACAAAGTCTTTATCCAGTTTTTTGGCCTTCATATTGGCTTTGAGTACCAGCATGCTGGCAACAGAATCATCAAAAGTATTTTGAATGCCATTTACAAAAACCACGGCAGCGGGCGCAGCAAAAACCGGGCTGGCTATTAAAGTGGCAAGCAGGATAAGGCGTTTCAGCATGGTTAGCTCCTGTTTTGTGTCGGGGTAAAGCGTGGTTTCAGTTGTCTAAACGTGCAGGCTGGAAATCGCAGGGCTGATTGCCGGGATCAGCAAAATACTGGCCGGCGGCCAAGGTTTGAAAGCGTAAATAGGCCTCGGTACGCTGGGGTGTGCCCAGCATTTCGGCGCGGGTCTTGAGCAGCTCGTCATACATGGCGTGCACTGTTTTGCCGGTTTTTTGAGTGACGCCCTCGCTCATCAAGCAGGCAATGCCACGGGCAATTTTCTCACCCGCCAGCTTGGCTTGTTCCGGGGTGGATACCTCATAAATGGCGCTGCTCCAGCCCTGGGCCAGCTGGGTAAAAGCGAGCTGGCTGACCTGGGAGGTGGCGTAATGCTGCCTGATATAAGCATTAACCTCATCGGGTACGCCATCGTGATTTTGGTCTTGATCCTTTACCCGCTCTGCTGATCCGGCTGTGGATGCGGCACTAAGCCAAGGGGCTTTTACACTGATGATGCCGGAGGGGGAAGAAGAAGGGGGTGCTGCGGGGGGGGATTGCGCGTCTGCAGGCCATTGTGAGTAAGCGCTCAGGGCAATCAGGGAGGCTGCAGCAATTAAATAAGGCCATTTCATGGCGATAGACCCGGTCAGTTTAAATGTGAATAAAAGCCATTGTTTGATTGCCTCAGGCAAGGGTTTAAGGGCTTGGCATCCGGTGGTGATCAATCCGGGCTTTCACCCGGATTGATACGCTCCGCCTTGGGTATAACGAGATCTTGCCGGTCCAGCTCTTAATAGCCCGATCATCGTTAAATTTAATCATATTGAATATAAGCTATTTGATTTACCTGTTGCGTAAGATACACGCAGGCAAGGTATAAGCATTATTTTGCAGAAATAAGGGCTCCATCGATGACTTGCGCTTGGTTGGTCACACCCACGTGAAGTACGGGTGTGTTGCCCTTGCTAATTTTATCTATGCCCTTAGAAATCACTTCAACAGGCGAGGTGGATGCGTTAATACCAACAGAGACCGAATATTCCCGGCCGCTAAGCTGATGCGTTTCAACCTGGCCGATTGCTGCTTTGCCCGCCGCGGATTCTACTTTAGCGCCGGTCAAAACCGATTTACCGGCTACATCCAGCGTTACACTCTGCTTGCCGCTGATGCCTGATTCGGTTTTTACAATATCGCTGGCGCTATGTTTAATGGCTAAATCAAGCGATGGGGTGATTGATGAGCCTTCTTTATCGTGGCCAAGCAGCGCTTCTTTAATACCATTGCCTGCTTTACGCGCTAGGCCATCTACTTTGCCACCCTCAGATGGGCCGCTAGTGAGTTGCTCTGGCAGGGTGACGCTGCCGCCGTCTTTGGCAGAAAAGCTAACACCTTGAGTGGTGTCGGTTTTTAGGCCTTTGTTAAAGGCGAAGCTTTCGTATTTGTCTGCTACTTTATCTGCTGCCTTACTGACGGCGTCGGTGGCTTTGTTTTTTACGGTATCACCCAGCCCACCTAATTTATCGGCAACTAGGCCTTTGTTACCCTGATGTTTTTCAGCATTCAGGCCAAGGCTGATATCTACCTTGGTGCTGTGGTCTCTGTCTTGCTGGCTGCTCACGATTAAATCACCGCCCACTTTGCCGCTTACCGCATCGGCCTTGATATTGCCGCCCTGAATGCTTACATCTTTGCCGCTATTGATGCTGACCTTGCCCGCATCGATACTGGCATTTTGGTGCTGCAAGATATCTTGCTTATCTACACCCACGGCTACTTTAGCGTTAAAGCCGTAGGTGTCCTTGCCTTCATCTACCTTGCCATTGCTGTCTTTATTAAAGGATTGGCCTGCTTTTGCGCCGCCCCCAATGGCTACATTCCAGTTATTAGCTTCTTTGCTGGATTGGGCAGATTGAATGTTGATGCCACCATTGGCAGCATCCAGCGCCACGTTTTCTGCTTTAACTTGCGTGCCCGTTAGGCTCACTGCATCCTTGGCCGCTGCGCCTGCACTGATCACTACATTGCCCGTACTATTAATGCTGCCTGCAGTCTGGCTATGGGCCGATTCATTCACCTTGCCGATATTAAAATCGGCAGCAAAGTTCACATTGCCGGATGATTTTTCGCTGCTTTCGCTGGAGCCGCCGCCCCCGCTGATATTGCCGCCAATCGCAGATCCGGTTTTGCTGCTGCTATTGTTGCCTGCCTGAAAATCCACCTTGCCGGTGGCTTGTAGCGTGACATCGCCTGCAGCCGTTTGCTTGCCAATCTGTGTGCCTTGCAGGGTCAAATCTTTACCCGATTTAATTTCTACGCCGCCCTTGCCATCTAGGCTGCTAACGATCGCCGTGCTGGATTTACTTTCGCTGCTGTTAATTTGCCCGCCCACACCCGCGCCGCCGCTGGCAGAAGAGCTGACATTTACATTGAGCTTGGCATTGCCACCTACGCTGCTGCTGCTGGCGCTTTGGCTGTTATTCGCCTGATCAAAGCGCACATCGCCACCGGCATGGATGACGGTTTTGCCTTCGCCTGCATTGATTTGGCTTCCCTGATAGCTGGCATGATCTTGCACATTTATATTGATGCCTTGCTTAGCATTGATGCTGCCGGTAACGGCATCCGATTGGCTGGATGCAGTGGTTTGATTGCCACCTTTGCCGCTGGCATTCACATTTACATCTTTACCGGTTTCGGTATAAACCCGCGCATCTGCTTGGCCCTGCACGGTGTTTTGTGTGGACGATTGCGTATTGGCTGCGGCGCTTAAATCATGGCTGCCTGCTTGGATATTTACGGCACCATTTGCCTTGTATTGCGTGGCTTGATCGCTCAGTGCGCCTTTGCTGGTGATATTGATATCTTTGCCGCTGATCTGGCTAACAATCGCCTTGCTGCTGTCGCTGCTGCTTTGGCCATTGCCCGCTTTAACCTGCACATCAATACCTACATTGGGCGCGCCAATTTTGCCTGCCACCGAGGCAATGGCAAGGGTATCGCCGACTTTGCCGGTGATTAGCCCATTAACGGCTTTTTCAACAGGCCGGGTTACTTTGCTGTAATCCACATTGGCGCCGATATCCACACTCCAATTACTGCTCTTGGTATCGGTATGGCTGGTATTGGTGGCGGCTTTGTTATCAATGCTGTCGGCCTTTAGTGCAACATTGCCACCCGCTGCCAGTTGTGAGCCTTCATTACTGATCTTGCCTGCATTGATGTTTAAATCGCCTGCTGTTTTTACCGATGAGGTGTTGGCAGTGGATTTGTTGCTATCGGTTTGTTGGCTGCTTTGGCCTACTTCATAGCCGCTGCCTGCTTTATCAATGCCGCCGGTGTAATAAAAGCCACCGCCGGTGACAGTGCTGCTGGTGCTGGATTTCTCTGTATCTTGCGAGGCGGTAATGGCCACATTCTTGCCACTGATGTCTGCATTACCTGTTGTGGTTTCAACGGTAGAGCCTTTAATGGCCACATCGTTGCCTGCGTTCACGCTAATACTGCCGCCACTGAGCACTGAACCGGTGTTGCTGGTTTTTTCGATATCGGTTTTGGTTTCGGTGTGCTCAATGCGCACGCCAGCCCGATATTGCTTATCGCTTTGTTCTTTGGCGTAGCCGTTCACTTCCAGCTTGGTTTCTGTGCCCTTGCTGGTTTCGGCATTGGCGGCGCTGCTGATCTCTACATTGCCTTTGGCGGCAAGGCTGAGCTGGTCTTTTGCCTTGATATTGCTGCCAATCACGGCGATATCTTGGGCAGAAACGATGTTTAAATCGGTATCAGATTGCAAAGTGGATGCCTGATTGGCTTCAACGCTGCTTTTGGTCTGATTGGAGTTGCTGGTGATATTAAACACCGTGCCATTACGCTGATCGATGCTGGTTTTGCTTAAATCATGCGCGCTGTCAATGATTACTCCGCCCGCTGTGGCTTGGGCA includes these proteins:
- a CDS encoding SRPBCC family protein — encoded protein: MNIVEKQVVIAAAPETIFRIYQDVDNWKAWDPDTKSSSLKEGLTLGSKGRLTPTKGNTVPMEVTAIELNRHFTVSSKTFLYRMDFDHELVAVEGGTRVVHRVTFAGLLKPLLIRMLAPLVDKGLPITLQRLKAQAEGAQAEHI
- the eco gene encoding serine protease inhibitor ecotin, with product MKIKLSILTAITCACSFAASPDPMKAFPAPEAGFVRKVIQLPEVKNPELYRVQLLPGKIMEVDCNTKNLGGQLKKETAQGWGYDYWVLPQIQPGISTMMACPPNTPKKQAFVSVYSEELHRYNYKLPMVIYVPEGVELRYRIWSAKDKTQTAVNG
- a CDS encoding LysR family transcriptional regulator, translated to MDKLTAMQIFTRVVDAGSFVKAADQLDISTSAVSRLVAELEAHLNTRLLQRSTRKLSLTEAGRLYHGRCLQILGDVAEAESELGQEGQRPFGLLRINVPVSFGQLHLSPLISAYQQAHPDVIVEVELTDRSVDLVEEGFDLALRISSQITDTLVARRLATIRIVTAAAPSYLAKHGRPLSPADLANHNCLIYTHGTRRGEWDFSGPDGDITVKVAGHFRANNGDLLRRAALAGEGIICEPSFLIGEDLASGALEILLPDYATPELALYAVYPSRRHLSAKIRSFIDFLPAQMSEPPAWDGWMKK
- a CDS encoding DoxX family protein, with translation MIDHKTAPYAALFLRTALAIMFLAHGLTKVFVFTLPGTAQFFASVGFPGWMAYPVAGAEVFGGLFLLLGLYPRLVAAALLPVLIGASTVHFANGWSFGNANGGWEYPVFLIAAALVQVLMGDGAFALKRSPRFAD
- a CDS encoding DODA-type extradiol aromatic ring-opening family dioxygenase translates to MFPSFYISHGSPMLALDAGKTGLAWQALVADLPKPKAILMVSAHWGSLQPAVGAVSQPETIHDFGGFPAELFDLQYPAPGAPWLAEKVASLLEAAGLPVAVHPSRGLDHGAWVPLRVMYPDADVPVVQLSIQPRQGPEHHYRLGQALAGLQQEGVMIIGSGSLTHNLYEVMGDITEGDPRVPAYVPAFQAWMNEKLLANDISALLDYRRQAPEASRAHPTDEHLLPIFVVMGAAQGEKVERSHSGITGGVLAMDVYRWQ
- a CDS encoding NADPH-dependent FMN reductase, which translates into the protein MTIKAIGISGSLRKASTNSGLLRCAKANLPAGMELEIVDISAIPFYNGDIAAGDRPAVLLELLAKIAAADALVLACPEYNYSLAPALKNVIDWASREADNKVLNGKPVAILGAAGGMGSSRSQYHLRQVCVFVNLHPLAKPEVFANAFAGGFDANGNVIDEAISKNVAAQMVALQEWTKQLQK
- a CDS encoding hemagglutinin repeat-containing protein, producing the protein MNFNLSISGKISAALIMAFVLTENVSANGIVAGGDAAKQAQISTANNGAAVVNIVAPSAAGLSHNQFKDFNVGTAGAVLNNSTIAGQSQLAGQLNANSQLGNQAAKVILNEVVSRNPSLLLGKQEIFGMAADYVLANPNGITCNGCGFINTPRASLLVGNANVQEGQIQSLEAAKNNNLLQVQTGGARGEKVLDLIAPRIDVRGNVQAQNAVNAVAGFNSVAFDHSVDSISGKMLSTSTAPTVSGSLDSYYLGAIQAGRVNLISTAAGAGVNITGQIQGQEALNIESAGKLALNAAQLKGQAIALQAQDIESSGKISTKNTQDQSHDESWFIWKTGETDKKSASSKSSIERSSIQGDEISIKASHTATLAATDIDSKNLSLSAAMVNLDGQLLSNSESSSKNEWKNSWAYNKAESSSTEQQIGTRIKASNDIQISATGGDLNLKGSSIQAANQLELAASGNIALAGLVERDSKSDKGNRKNDGASLQTGSWDNSSSSERLVSTSLQSGKSLIINAAGNIDATGAQINTGADSQIAAKGTLNIATQAIANSSQTQNQQKYWGGIGGGGEKNNGADQSINVRSNIISAGKLSLIGGQGIRINGSTVKASQGAYAQATAGGVIIDSAHDLSKTSIDQRNGTVFNITSNSNQTKSSVEANQASTLQSDTDLNIVSAQDIAVIGSNIKAKDQLSLAAKGNVEISSAANAETSKGTETKLEVNGYAKEQSDKQYRAGVRIEHTETKTDIEKTSNTGSVLSGGSISVNAGNDVAIKGSTVETTTGNADISGKNVAITASQDTEKSSTSSTVTGGGFYYTGGIDKAGSGYEVGQSSQQTDSNKSTANTSSVKTAGDLNINAGKISNEGSQLAAGGNVALKADSIDNKAATNTSHTDTKSSNWSVDIGANVDYSKVTRPVEKAVNGLITGKVGDTLAIASVAGKIGAPNVGIDVQVKAGNGQSSSDSSKAIVSQISGKDINITSKGALSDQATQYKANGAVNIQAGSHDLSAAANTQSSTQNTVQGQADARVYTETGKDVNVNASGKGGNQTTASSQSDAVTGSINAKQGININVQDHASYQGSQINAGEGKTVIHAGGDVRFDQANNSQSASSSSVGGNAKLNVNVSSSASGGAGVGGQINSSESKSSTAIVSSLDGKGGVEIKSGKDLTLQGTQIGKQTAAGDVTLQATGKVDFQAGNNSSSKTGSAIGGNISGGGGSSESSEKSSGNVNFAADFNIGKVNESAHSQTAGSINSTGNVVISAGAAAKDAVSLTGTQVKAENVALDAANGGINIQSAQSSKEANNWNVAIGGGAKAGQSFNKDSNGKVDEGKDTYGFNAKVAVGVDKQDILQHQNASIDAGKVSINSGKDVSIQGGNIKADAVSGKVGGDLIVSSQQDRDHSTKVDISLGLNAEKHQGNKGLVADKLGGLGDTVKNKATDAVSKAADKVADKYESFAFNKGLKTDTTQGVSFSAKDGGSVTLPEQLTSGPSEGGKVDGLARKAGNGIKEALLGHDKEGSSITPSLDLAIKHSASDIVKTESGISGKQSVTLDVAGKSVLTGAKVESAAGKAAIGQVETHQLSGREYSVSVGINASTSPVEVISKGIDKISKGNTPVLHVGVTNQAQVIDGALISAK